The Hypanus sabinus isolate sHypSab1 chromosome 1, sHypSab1.hap1, whole genome shotgun sequence genome contains a region encoding:
- the LOC132398780 gene encoding RNA-binding protein 12B-like: MAVVIRLQGLPVSAGTLDIRHFFSRLTIPDGGVHIIGGELGEAFIVFATDEDARLALMRSGEILKGNRVKLTLSSRIEMQNIIEMSRKQYTRTGDVANSGRLGLNNTGTSGLGNISSTLAVNLVSAMQQGIDRGSFHPSDIGNSDMDNYGSRMDPMMSGTVSTMALSSPQNLAVGTSHSMSTSFGMTSRGLGGSSDKFNGSTSVDPSADSIYSQLREPRASFNSNHLYLRLKSLPYSVREQQVREFFHGLQVESVRLMKDYWGMNNGEGLVRFASAWDATEGLKRHKQYMGQRFVQVFRATESEWIFEGNDLFLEDTHTDINQGNRGQSPPHEEKYHSRRRSRSPRRRRSRSRSPYDQNFYVQLKNMPYGISKRDVQTFFADLNIADDQIYLLHDLDHKSTKEGFVKFKSAVEHRKALRYHKLCIRNRAVYVYPISKKTMLEFMDHVKKQRSRERSAFNIEDKRSLSREEAYSSSRVYIYARNLPFDVSKSEIRKFFEGFGVADYGIHILVDSNGIGLGEAVVKFKSEDEVLRAECLYGKKLGGREVLLKPISSQEIFELGVGSVHERNKNQKEWDYFSSHSSGGDHSLSLDMHESAEPFEPSSGLGSVPSMQRPRYSQEEEFYRGFDMRNDTSGGYTGGGYGSGFDSGCQSNMRMSSGNALVKAFNLPFTISVNEILDFFYGYRVIPDSVTVRYNDRGLPAGDAVIAFETVDEAVAAVRELNEKPIGQRNVKLTLL; this comes from the coding sequence ATGGCTGTGGTTATCCGCTTGCAGGGGCTCCCAGTTTCTGCAGGAACCTTGGATATTCGTCACTTCTTCTCTAGATTAACcattcctgatggaggggtgcataTTATTGGTGGTGAACTGGGAGAGGCATTCATTGTATTTGCCACGGATGAAGATGCTCGGCTTGCCTTGATGCGGTCGGGTGAAATTCTCAAAGGGAACAGAGTAAAGCTAACACTAAGTAGCAGAATTGAAATGCAGAATATAATTGAAATGAGTCGTAAGCAATACACACGCACTGGTGATGTGGCCAATTCTGGAAGGTTGGGATTGAACAATACTGGCACAAGTGGGTTAGGTAACATATCTTCTACACTAGCTGTGAACTTGGTTTCGGCTATGCAGCAAGGAATCGATAGAGGTTCATTTCATCCCAGTGATATTGGAAATTCTGATATGGACAACTATGGCTCTCGCATGGATCCCATGATGAGTGGTACCGTGTCCACCATGGCATTATCTTCTCCACAGAACCTTGCAGTTGGCACATCTCACTCTATGTCTACATCATTTGGCATGACTTCCAGAGGATTGGGGGGTAGTTCCGATAAATTTAATGGCTCTACTTCAGTGGATCCCTCTGCTGATTCAATTTACAGTCAATTAAGAGAACCAAGAGCATCTTTTAATTCTAATCATCTTTATTTACGTCTGAAAAGCCTGCCCTATTCTGTAAGAGAGCAGCAAGTAAGAGAGTTCTTCCATGGTTTACAAGTTGAATCTGTTCGTCTAATGAAGGATTATTGGGGCATGAATAATGGAGAGGGTTTAGTTCGATTTGCCAGTGCTTGGGATGCAACAGAAGGATTAAAACGTCACAAACAGTACATGGGGCAAAGATTTGTTCAGGTCTTTCGAGCTACAGAGTCAGAATGGATTTTTGAAGGAAATGATTTATTTTTAGAAGATACTCATACCGATATAAACCAAGGTAATAGAGGTCAGTCCCCTCCTCATGAAGAAAAATATCATTCCCGAAGGCGATCAAGATCACCACGAAGGCGCAGATCACGATCTCGTTCTCCTTACGATCAAAATTTTTATGTGCAGTTAAAAAATATGCCCTATGGTATTTCAAAAAGAGATGTGCAAACTTTCTTTGCTGATTTGAACATTGCAGATGATCAAATTTATCTTTTACATGATCTTGATCATAAAAGTACCAAGGAAGGCTTTGTGAAGTTTAAAAGTGCTGTTGAACATCGGAAAGCTCTAAGGTATCACAAACTATGCATCAGAAACCGTGCAGTTTATGTTTATCCCATCTCTAAGAAAACCATGTTAGAGTTTATGGACCATGTCAAGAAGCAAAGATCAAGAGAAAGGTCAGCTTTTAACATTGAAGATAAAAGATCCCTGTCGAGAGAAGAGGCTTATTCCTCATCCAGAGTGTACATTTATGCCCGTAACCTTCCTTTTGATGTCTCCAAATCTGAGATTCGTAAATTTTTTGAAGGTTTTGGTGTGGCTGATTATGGAATCCATATACTTGTTGATAGTAATGGCATTGGATTAGGGGAGGCTGTGGTCAAGTTCAAGTCTGAGGATGAAGTACTAAGGGCTGAGTGCTTATATGGTAAAAAGCTTGGAGGAAGAGAAGTTTTGCTAAAGCCAATTTCTTCACAAGAGATATTTGAACTTGGTGTTGGCTCTGTGCATGAAAGAAACAAAAACCAGAAGGAATGGGACTATTTTAGTTCTCATAGTAGTGGTGGTGATCATTCTTTGTCTCTTGATATGCATGAATCAGCTGAGCCTTTCGAACCTTCCAGTGGTTTGGGTTCTGTGCCCTCCATGCAAAGACCAAGATATAGCCAAGAAGAAGAATTTTACAGAGGATTCGACATGAGAAATGACACTTCTGGGGGCTACACTGGAGGTGGATATGGATCTGGATTTGACTCAGGCTGTCAAAGTAATATGAGAATGTCCAGTGGCAATGCTCTTGTGAAGGCTTTTAATCTCCCTTTCACAATCTCAGTTAATGAAATACTGGATTTCTTCTATGGCTATCGTGTTATTCCTGATTCTGTCACCGTACGGTATAATGACAGGGGTTTACCTGCTGGTGATGCTGTTATTGCATTTGAAACAGTTGATGAAGCAGTGGCTGCTGTTCGAGAACTGAATGAAAAGCCAATTGGACAAAGGAATGTCAAACTAACCTTGCTATAA